One genomic region from Streptomyces sp. NBC_00457 encodes:
- a CDS encoding inositol monophosphatase family protein has protein sequence MIEHTETIDEFLTHHSADVEAAVREAAAAEIMPRFRRLAAHEVDQKSGPHDLVTDADRKAEQYLTEALGKLLPGSVVVGEEAVHANPATYEAIQDDAPVWIVDPVDGTRQFVHGDSGFCTLVALARRGVVLASWTYAPARDQLATAVRGGGAFLDGERLHAGPPAPGRDLRIATSHPDYTTDDQKRALLSLWTDGVAPRACGSAGLEYLAVARGESDAVAFSWEAAWDHAAGLLLVEEAGGAHLTLSGEPFRVTGGNTLPFTAARDEATARRIVELLSEPYPWIR, from the coding sequence ATGATCGAGCACACCGAAACCATCGACGAGTTTCTCACGCATCACTCCGCCGACGTGGAAGCCGCGGTCCGCGAGGCGGCCGCCGCCGAGATCATGCCGCGCTTCCGCCGGCTGGCCGCGCACGAGGTCGACCAGAAGAGCGGCCCGCACGACCTGGTCACGGACGCCGACCGCAAGGCCGAGCAGTACCTCACCGAGGCACTCGGCAAGCTGCTGCCCGGCTCCGTCGTGGTCGGGGAGGAAGCGGTGCACGCCAACCCGGCGACGTACGAGGCGATACAGGACGACGCCCCCGTCTGGATCGTCGACCCCGTCGACGGCACACGGCAGTTCGTGCACGGCGACTCCGGCTTCTGCACCCTGGTCGCGCTCGCCCGGCGCGGCGTGGTGCTCGCCTCCTGGACCTACGCGCCGGCGCGCGACCAACTGGCCACGGCCGTCCGGGGCGGCGGCGCCTTCCTCGACGGCGAGCGGCTGCACGCCGGTCCTCCCGCCCCCGGCCGGGACCTCCGCATCGCCACCTCCCACCCGGACTACACGACGGACGACCAGAAGCGCGCGCTGCTCAGCCTGTGGACGGACGGCGTCGCACCGCGCGCCTGCGGCTCGGCGGGACTGGAGTATCTCGCCGTCGCCCGCGGCGAGTCGGACGCCGTCGCCTTCTCCTGGGAGGCCGCCTGGGATCACGCGGCGGGCCTGCTGCTGGTCGAGGAGGCGGGCGGCGCCCACCTGACGCTCTCGGGGGAGCCGTTCCGCGTCACGGGCGGGAACACGCTGCCGTTCACCGCGGCGCGCGACGAGGCCACGGCCCGCCGGATCGTGGAGCTGCTGTCCGAGCCGTACCCGTGGATCCGATGA
- a CDS encoding NCS1 family nucleobase:cation symporter-1, with protein sequence MTDTAPTAIPPSTQVTLADGRVEIAPDAPAPGGAYANEDLLPVPVEKRTWTTYNFSALWVGMAHNTASWTLASGLIAVGMDWKQAVLTIALANVIVLVPMLLTGHAGPKYGIPFPVFARASFGIRGANLPAVVRALVACGWFGIQTWIGGEAIYFLAGKLIGNGWSDAGQIGGYPWTMWLSFAIFWALQVAIIYRGMETIRRFENWAAPFVIVGALVMLIWMSNKAGGFGPLLDQPSKLGWGGDFWKLFWPSLMGMIGFWSTLSLNIPDFTRYGKSQKAQMWGQALGLPTTMTLFAFLSVMVTSGSQAVYGEPIWNPVELAAKTDNVVGLLFALVTVLVATLSVNVAANLVSPAFDFSNIAPRKITFRAGALATCVIGVLIFPWKLYSDPQGYIFTWLGLVGGLLGTVAGILIADYWILRRAKLDLVDLYRPGGQYWYEGGWNWRAVVAFVVGGVLAIGGASFDPLIDGRPIPALSSLADYGWAVGLGTSMVLYLALMLLRGRGKTTV encoded by the coding sequence ATGACCGACACCGCTCCCACGGCCATACCGCCGTCCACCCAAGTCACCCTCGCCGACGGCCGGGTGGAGATCGCTCCGGACGCCCCCGCTCCGGGCGGTGCCTACGCCAACGAGGACCTGCTGCCGGTTCCCGTCGAGAAGCGCACCTGGACCACGTACAACTTCTCCGCGCTGTGGGTCGGCATGGCCCACAACACGGCCTCCTGGACCCTGGCCTCCGGTCTGATCGCCGTCGGCATGGACTGGAAGCAGGCGGTGCTCACCATCGCCCTGGCCAATGTGATCGTGCTGGTCCCGATGCTGCTCACCGGGCACGCGGGACCGAAGTACGGCATCCCCTTCCCGGTGTTCGCGCGCGCCTCCTTCGGCATACGCGGCGCCAACCTCCCTGCTGTCGTACGGGCGTTGGTGGCCTGCGGCTGGTTCGGCATCCAGACCTGGATCGGCGGTGAGGCGATCTACTTCCTCGCCGGAAAGCTCATCGGCAACGGCTGGAGCGACGCCGGCCAGATCGGCGGGTACCCCTGGACGATGTGGCTGTCGTTCGCGATCTTCTGGGCTCTCCAGGTCGCGATCATCTACCGGGGCATGGAGACGATCCGCCGCTTCGAGAACTGGGCGGCGCCGTTCGTGATCGTCGGCGCGCTCGTGATGCTCATATGGATGAGCAACAAGGCCGGCGGCTTCGGCCCGCTCCTCGACCAGCCCTCCAAGCTGGGCTGGGGCGGCGACTTCTGGAAGCTGTTCTGGCCCTCCCTCATGGGCATGATCGGCTTCTGGTCCACCCTGTCGCTGAACATCCCGGACTTCACCCGCTACGGCAAGAGCCAGAAGGCGCAGATGTGGGGCCAGGCGCTCGGCCTGCCCACGACGATGACGCTGTTCGCGTTCCTGTCGGTGATGGTGACGTCCGGCTCGCAGGCGGTGTACGGCGAGCCGATCTGGAACCCGGTCGAGCTGGCCGCCAAGACGGACAACGTGGTGGGTCTGCTGTTCGCGCTGGTGACCGTGCTGGTGGCGACGCTGTCCGTGAACGTCGCGGCCAACCTGGTCTCCCCGGCCTTCGACTTCTCCAACATCGCTCCCCGCAAGATCACTTTCCGGGCCGGTGCGCTCGCGACCTGTGTCATCGGTGTGCTGATCTTCCCGTGGAAGCTGTACTCCGACCCGCAGGGCTACATCTTCACCTGGCTCGGTCTGGTCGGCGGTCTGCTCGGCACGGTCGCCGGCATCCTCATCGCCGACTACTGGATCCTGCGCCGCGCCAAGCTCGACCTTGTCGACCTGTACCGCCCGGGCGGGCAGTACTGGTACGAGGGCGGCTGGAACTGGCGGGCGGTCGTCGCCTTCGTGGTCGGCGGTGTGCTGGCCATCGGCGGCGCCAGCTTCGACCCGCTGATCGACGGCCGGCCCATCCCGGCGCTGTCGTCGCTGGCGGACTACGGCTGGGCGGTGGGCCTGGGCACGTCGATGGTGCTGTACCTGGCCCTGATGCTGCTGCGCGGCCGGGGGAAGACCACGGTCTGA
- a CDS encoding TIGR03842 family LLM class F420-dependent oxidoreductase yields the protein MDFGLVLQTDPPASRVISLMKRAERNGFTYGWTFDSAVLWQEPFVIYSQILANTTKLTVGPMVTNPGTRTWEVTASTFATLNDMFGNRTVCGIGRGDSAMRVAGRAPNTLARISEAMKVIRALGSGQEADLGGTVVKFPWIKEDARLPVWMAAYGPKALKMTGEEADGFILQLADLYLTEYMVKAVKDAAVAAGRDPSDVKICVAAPAYVTEDDSPEALAHAREQCRWFGGMVGNHVADLVSKYGEHSAAVPDELTDYIKAREGYDYSHHGRADNPDTAFVPDEIVDRFCVIGPVEKHVEKLNALRELGVDQFAVYDMHDAQEATIDAYGSQVIPAVNG from the coding sequence ATGGACTTCGGACTTGTCCTCCAAACCGACCCTCCAGCCTCTCGCGTCATCAGCCTGATGAAGCGGGCCGAACGCAACGGCTTCACGTACGGCTGGACCTTCGACTCCGCCGTGCTCTGGCAGGAGCCGTTCGTGATCTACAGCCAGATCCTCGCGAACACCACGAAGCTGACGGTCGGCCCGATGGTCACCAACCCGGGCACCCGCACCTGGGAGGTCACCGCCTCCACCTTCGCCACCCTCAACGACATGTTCGGCAACCGCACCGTGTGCGGCATCGGCCGCGGCGACTCCGCGATGCGCGTCGCGGGTCGCGCCCCGAACACGCTCGCCCGGATCAGCGAGGCCATGAAGGTCATCAGGGCCCTCGGCTCCGGTCAGGAGGCGGACCTCGGGGGCACGGTCGTCAAGTTCCCCTGGATCAAGGAGGACGCCCGACTCCCCGTCTGGATGGCCGCGTACGGGCCGAAGGCGCTGAAGATGACCGGCGAGGAGGCCGACGGGTTCATCCTCCAGCTCGCCGACCTCTACCTGACCGAGTACATGGTGAAGGCGGTCAAGGACGCGGCGGTCGCGGCCGGACGTGACCCGTCCGACGTGAAGATCTGCGTCGCCGCCCCCGCCTACGTCACCGAGGACGACTCGCCCGAAGCCCTCGCCCACGCCCGCGAGCAGTGCCGCTGGTTCGGCGGGATGGTCGGCAACCATGTCGCCGACCTGGTGTCGAAGTACGGCGAGCACTCCGCCGCCGTACCCGACGAACTCACCGACTACATCAAGGCGCGCGAGGGGTACGACTACTCCCACCACGGACGCGCCGACAACCCCGACACCGCGTTCGTGCCCGACGAGATCGTCGACCGGTTCTGCGTCATCGGACCGGTCGAGAAGCACGTCGAGAAGCTGAACGCGCTGCGCGAGCTGGGCGTCGACCAGTTCGCCGTGTACGACATGCACGACGCTCAGGAAGCCACCATCGACGCCTACGGGTCGCAGGTGATCCCGGCCGTCAACGGCTAG
- the hydA gene encoding dihydropyrimidinase translates to MNTRTVIRGGLVITASDEIHADVLIEDGRIAALATSGTPAAEAWTADRVIDATGKYVIPGGVDAHTHMELPFGGTFASDTFETGTRAAAWGGTTTIVDFAVQSVGHSLREGLDTWHAKAEGNCAIDYAFHMIVSDVNQETLKEMDLLVQEGVTSFKQFMAYPGVFYSDDGQILRAMQRSAENGGLIMMHAENGIAIDVLVEQALARGETDPRYHGKVRKALLEAEATHRAIKLAQVAGAPLYVVHVSAMEAVAELARARDEGLPVFGETCPQYLFLSTDNLAEPDFEGSKYVCSTPLRPKEHQAHLWKGLRTNDLQVVSTDHCPFCFVGQKELGRGDFSKIPNGLPGVENRMDLLHQAVVDGHISRRRWIEIACATPARMFGMYPKKGTIAPGADADVVIYDPHAEQVMSAETHHMNVDYSAYEGKRTTGRVETVLSRGDVVINEREFAGRAGHGLYTPRSTCQYLR, encoded by the coding sequence ATGAACACCCGTACCGTCATCCGCGGCGGCCTCGTCATCACCGCATCCGACGAGATCCACGCCGACGTCCTGATCGAGGACGGCCGTATCGCCGCCCTCGCCACCTCCGGCACCCCCGCCGCCGAGGCCTGGACGGCCGACCGGGTCATCGACGCCACCGGGAAGTATGTGATCCCGGGCGGGGTCGACGCCCACACCCACATGGAGCTGCCGTTCGGCGGCACCTTCGCCTCCGACACCTTCGAGACCGGCACCCGGGCCGCCGCCTGGGGCGGTACGACGACGATCGTCGACTTCGCGGTGCAGAGCGTGGGCCACAGCCTCCGCGAGGGCCTCGACACCTGGCACGCCAAGGCCGAGGGCAACTGCGCCATCGACTACGCCTTCCACATGATCGTCTCCGATGTGAACCAGGAGACGCTGAAGGAGATGGACCTTCTGGTGCAGGAGGGGGTGACCTCCTTCAAGCAGTTCATGGCGTATCCGGGCGTCTTCTACTCGGACGACGGCCAGATCCTGCGCGCGATGCAGCGCTCCGCCGAGAACGGCGGGCTGATCATGATGCACGCGGAGAACGGCATCGCGATCGATGTCCTGGTCGAGCAGGCGCTGGCCCGGGGCGAGACCGATCCGCGCTACCACGGCAAGGTCCGCAAGGCCCTCCTCGAAGCCGAGGCCACCCACCGCGCCATCAAGCTCGCGCAGGTCGCCGGTGCGCCCCTGTACGTCGTACACGTCTCGGCGATGGAGGCAGTCGCCGAGCTGGCCCGGGCGCGCGACGAGGGGCTGCCCGTCTTCGGGGAGACCTGCCCGCAGTATCTGTTCCTGTCGACCGACAACCTCGCCGAGCCCGACTTCGAGGGCTCGAAGTACGTCTGCTCCACGCCCCTGCGGCCCAAGGAGCACCAGGCCCACCTCTGGAAGGGCCTGCGCACGAACGACCTCCAGGTGGTCTCCACCGACCACTGCCCCTTCTGCTTCGTAGGTCAGAAGGAGCTGGGCCGGGGCGACTTCTCCAAGATCCCCAACGGTCTGCCGGGCGTCGAGAACCGGATGGACCTGCTCCACCAGGCCGTCGTCGACGGGCACATCAGCCGCCGGCGCTGGATCGAGATCGCCTGCGCCACTCCGGCCCGGATGTTCGGCATGTACCCGAAGAAGGGCACCATCGCGCCGGGCGCCGACGCCGACGTGGTCATCTACGACCCGCACGCCGAGCAGGTCATGTCCGCCGAGACGCACCACATGAACGTCGACTATTCGGCGTACGAGGGCAAGCGCACCACCGGCCGCGTCGAGACGGTGCTGTCGCGGGGCGACGTCGTCATCAACGAGCGGGAGTTTGCGGGGCGCGCCGGCCACGGCCTGTACACGCCCCGCTCAACTTGCCAGTACCTCCGATGA
- a CDS encoding nitrilase-related carbon-nitrogen hydrolase → MSRVIRAALFQTAWTGDKESMIQVHEQAVRDAAAQGAQVLCFQELFYGPYFCQVQDKAFYEYAEAVPEGPIVRRFQALAEEHGIVLILPMYEEEQPGVLYNTAAVIDADGSYLGKYRKHHIPQVPGFWEKFYFRPGNVGWPVFDTAVGKIGVYICYDRHFPEGWRALGLAGAEIVFNPSATSRGLSAYLWQLEQPAAAVANEYFVGAINRVGVEEYGDNDFYGTTYFVDPEAQFVGEVASDKETELVVRDLDMAKLREVRDRWQFYRDRRPEAYGPLTAP, encoded by the coding sequence ATGAGCAGAGTGATTCGTGCCGCCCTCTTCCAGACCGCGTGGACGGGCGACAAGGAGTCGATGATCCAGGTACACGAGCAGGCGGTCCGGGACGCGGCCGCGCAGGGTGCTCAAGTCCTGTGCTTCCAGGAGCTGTTCTACGGGCCCTACTTCTGCCAGGTCCAGGACAAGGCCTTCTACGAGTACGCGGAAGCGGTCCCGGAGGGCCCGATCGTCCGGCGCTTCCAGGCGCTCGCCGAGGAACACGGCATCGTGCTCATCCTGCCGATGTACGAGGAGGAGCAGCCCGGCGTCCTCTACAACACGGCCGCCGTGATCGACGCGGACGGCTCCTACCTCGGCAAGTACCGCAAGCATCACATCCCTCAAGTGCCGGGATTCTGGGAGAAGTTCTACTTCCGCCCCGGGAACGTCGGCTGGCCGGTCTTCGACACGGCCGTAGGGAAGATCGGCGTCTACATCTGCTACGACCGGCACTTCCCGGAAGGCTGGCGGGCACTGGGTCTCGCCGGTGCCGAGATCGTCTTCAACCCGTCGGCCACCTCGCGCGGCCTGTCCGCCTACCTGTGGCAACTGGAGCAGCCCGCTGCCGCCGTCGCCAACGAGTACTTCGTCGGTGCGATCAACCGGGTCGGTGTCGAGGAGTACGGCGACAACGACTTCTACGGCACGACGTACTTCGTCGACCCGGAGGCGCAGTTCGTGGGGGAGGTAGCGAGCGACAAGGAGACCGAACTGGTCGTACGCGACCTCGACATGGCCAAGCTCCGCGAGGTCCGCGACCGCTGGCAGTTCTACCGCGACCGCCGCCCGGAGGCGTACGGCCCCCTGACCGCACCATGA
- a CDS encoding PucR family transcriptional regulator, with product MTTTAFETLATLEPTLSVRQVLTLERVLAGEPEVVAGASQLDRPVRWVHVAEAADVGVMLSGGEMVLTTGVLLAGDEDKQAEYIRSLHRAEAAAVVLGLGRAFPAPPDVMRRAAERCGLPMVVLHRPFPFAELTEEVQSRLVRRKFAAVSLSEAVRTALTGLITAGAPLQRLLDEVAHHSACPVVVTNLAHRVLATAGERPAVDDVLRDWERIARQAGGSEGDGWIRAELGGRGERWGQIMLCGYRGDTASGRLLADRAAEALVLHRMLGGGTAHSWEEESAQGLLTDLVSGVVPARQLLPRARAAGLPVNRRTFVPLVVRDGDPAQLDRMLRLLGLSGLVAELADGATAVLLSLARDQDAEGMTAHFAARLRTESGSGESVVAAAGPRIAWDDVPAGLREAQHVADAVADSSAVLDLPAVVRLKDVHLRGLIRLLRDDPHVQSFAERELDGLLCEPEEDLLAVLRTYLASGRNKSRTAQLHHVSRPALYRRLEAIQGRLGVDLDDFEQAASVHIALLAHDAQQG from the coding sequence ATGACCACCACCGCCTTCGAGACCTTGGCGACCCTGGAACCCACTCTGTCGGTGCGCCAGGTGCTCACCCTGGAGCGGGTGCTCGCCGGGGAGCCCGAGGTGGTGGCCGGCGCGAGCCAGCTCGACCGGCCCGTGCGCTGGGTCCATGTCGCCGAGGCCGCCGACGTGGGCGTGATGCTCAGCGGCGGCGAGATGGTGCTGACCACGGGCGTGCTGCTGGCCGGGGACGAGGACAAGCAGGCCGAGTACATCCGGTCCCTGCACCGCGCGGAGGCCGCGGCCGTGGTCCTCGGACTCGGCCGCGCCTTCCCGGCCCCGCCGGACGTGATGCGCCGGGCGGCCGAGCGGTGCGGGCTGCCGATGGTCGTGCTCCATCGCCCGTTCCCCTTCGCCGAGTTGACCGAGGAGGTGCAGTCCCGGCTGGTGCGGCGGAAGTTCGCCGCGGTCAGCCTCTCCGAGGCCGTACGGACCGCGCTCACCGGACTCATCACCGCGGGCGCCCCGCTGCAACGCCTGCTCGACGAGGTCGCCCACCACAGCGCCTGTCCCGTCGTCGTCACCAACCTCGCCCACCGCGTCCTCGCCACAGCGGGGGAGCGGCCCGCGGTGGACGACGTGCTGCGCGACTGGGAGCGGATCGCGCGGCAGGCGGGCGGGAGCGAGGGGGACGGCTGGATCCGCGCCGAGCTGGGCGGGCGCGGGGAGCGGTGGGGGCAGATCATGCTCTGCGGGTACCGCGGCGACACGGCCTCCGGACGGCTGCTCGCCGACCGTGCCGCCGAGGCCCTCGTGCTGCACCGCATGCTCGGCGGCGGCACGGCGCACTCCTGGGAGGAGGAGTCGGCGCAGGGTCTGCTCACCGATCTGGTGAGCGGTGTCGTACCGGCCAGGCAGCTGCTGCCCCGGGCACGGGCGGCCGGGCTCCCGGTCAACCGGCGGACCTTCGTGCCGCTCGTCGTGCGTGACGGCGATCCGGCCCAACTCGACCGGATGCTCCGCCTGTTGGGGCTGTCCGGCCTGGTCGCCGAACTCGCCGACGGCGCCACCGCCGTCCTGCTCAGCCTGGCCCGGGACCAGGACGCCGAGGGGATGACGGCGCACTTCGCGGCGCGGCTGCGGACCGAGTCGGGGTCGGGGGAGTCCGTGGTCGCCGCGGCCGGTCCGCGGATCGCCTGGGACGACGTACCGGCCGGACTGCGCGAGGCACAGCACGTCGCCGACGCCGTGGCGGACTCCTCGGCGGTCCTGGACCTACCGGCCGTCGTACGCCTGAAGGACGTACATCTGCGGGGCCTGATCCGGCTGCTGCGCGACGACCCGCATGTGCAGTCCTTCGCGGAGCGGGAGCTGGACGGGCTGCTGTGCGAGCCGGAGGAGGACCTGCTGGCCGTCCTGCGGACGTATCTCGCCTCCGGCCGCAACAAGTCCCGCACCGCCCAGCTCCACCACGTCTCGCGGCCCGCGCTGTACCGCCGGCTCGAGGCGATACAGGGGCGGCTCGGCGTCGACCTCGACGACTTCGAGCAGGCCGCCTCGGTGCACATCGCACTCCTCGCGCACGACGCGCAACAGGGCTGA
- a CDS encoding aspartate aminotransferase family protein, with protein MTKDLLGRHRAVLPDWLALYYEDPLELTHGEGRYVWDAAGNRYLDFFGGILTTMTAHALPEVTKAVSEQAGRIIHSSTLYLNRPMVELAERIAQLSGIPDARVFFTTSGTEANDTALLLATTYRRSNTILAMRNSYHGRSFSAVGITGNRGWSPTSLSPLQTLYVHGGVRTRGPYASLSDAEFIEACVEDLTDLLGHTRPPAALIAEPIQGVGGFTSPPDGLYAAFREVLDERGILWIADEVQTGWGRTGEHFWGWQAHGQSGPPDILTFAKGIGNGMSIGGVVARGEIMNCLDANSISTFGGTQITMAAGLANLTYLLEHDLQGNARRVGGLLIERLRAVTAQIPGVREVRGRGLMIGVELVRPGTDQADPDAASAVLEAAREGGLLLGKGGGHNTSGLRIAPPLSLTVAEAEEGAAILEHALRSTQ; from the coding sequence GTGACCAAGGACCTGCTGGGACGCCACCGCGCCGTCCTGCCCGACTGGCTCGCCCTCTACTACGAGGACCCGCTGGAGCTCACCCACGGCGAGGGACGGTACGTCTGGGACGCCGCGGGCAACCGCTATCTCGACTTCTTCGGCGGAATCCTGACCACCATGACCGCGCACGCGCTGCCCGAGGTGACGAAGGCGGTGAGCGAACAGGCCGGGCGGATCATCCATTCCTCCACGCTCTACCTCAACCGGCCGATGGTCGAACTGGCCGAGCGGATCGCCCAGTTGTCCGGCATCCCGGACGCCCGCGTCTTCTTCACCACCTCCGGCACGGAGGCCAACGACACCGCCCTGCTGCTCGCGACGACATACCGCCGCAGCAACACGATCCTCGCCATGCGCAACAGCTACCACGGCCGCTCCTTCAGCGCCGTCGGCATCACCGGCAACCGCGGCTGGTCCCCGACCTCGCTGTCCCCGCTGCAGACGCTGTACGTCCATGGCGGCGTCCGCACCCGCGGCCCGTACGCCTCCCTGAGCGACGCCGAGTTCATCGAGGCCTGCGTCGAGGACCTGACGGACCTCCTCGGCCACACCCGCCCGCCCGCCGCGCTGATCGCCGAGCCGATCCAGGGCGTCGGCGGCTTCACCTCCCCGCCGGACGGGCTGTACGCCGCCTTCCGCGAGGTGCTCGACGAGCGCGGCATCCTGTGGATCGCCGACGAGGTGCAGACCGGCTGGGGCCGCACCGGCGAGCACTTCTGGGGCTGGCAGGCGCACGGCCAGAGCGGTCCGCCCGACATCCTCACCTTCGCCAAGGGCATCGGCAACGGCATGTCCATCGGCGGGGTCGTCGCCCGCGGCGAGATCATGAACTGCCTGGACGCCAACTCCATTTCGACCTTCGGCGGCACCCAGATCACCATGGCGGCGGGGCTTGCGAACCTGACGTATCTGCTGGAGCACGACCTCCAGGGCAACGCCCGGCGCGTCGGCGGACTGCTCATCGAGCGGCTGCGGGCCGTCACGGCGCAGATTCCCGGCGTACGGGAGGTGCGCGGGCGCGGGCTGATGATCGGCGTCGAGCTGGTCAGGCCCGGCACGGACCAGGCCGACCCGGACGCCGCGAGCGCCGTGCTGGAGGCGGCCCGCGAGGGCGGGCTGCTGCTCGGCAAGGGCGGCGGCCACAACACCAGCGGCCTGCGGATCGCCCCGCCGCTGTCCCTGACCGTCGCGGAGGCCGAGGAGGGCGCCGCGATCCTCGAACACGCTCTGAGGAGCACCCAGTAG
- a CDS encoding nitrilase-related carbon-nitrogen hydrolase gives MANVVRAALVQATWTGDTESMVAKHEEYAREAARRGAKIIGFQEVFNAPYFCQVQEPEHYRWAEPVPDGPTVRRMQDLARETGMVIVVPVFEVEQSGFYYNTAAVIDADGTFLGKYRKHHIPQVKGFWEKYYFKPGNVGWPVFDTAVGKVGVYICYDRHFPEGWRQLGLNGAQLVYNPSATSRGLSAHLWQLEQPAAAVANEYFVAAINRVGQEEYGDNDFYGTSYFVDPRGQFVGETASDKGEELVVRDLDFDLIEEVRQQWAFYRDRRPDAYEGLVQP, from the coding sequence ATGGCCAACGTCGTTCGTGCCGCTCTGGTCCAGGCCACCTGGACCGGCGACACCGAGTCCATGGTGGCGAAACACGAGGAGTACGCCCGGGAGGCGGCTCGCCGGGGCGCCAAGATCATCGGTTTCCAGGAAGTCTTCAACGCGCCCTACTTCTGCCAGGTCCAGGAGCCCGAGCACTACCGCTGGGCCGAGCCGGTGCCCGACGGGCCGACCGTGCGTCGTATGCAGGATCTCGCGCGCGAGACCGGCATGGTGATCGTCGTCCCGGTCTTCGAGGTCGAGCAGTCCGGTTTCTACTACAACACCGCGGCCGTGATCGACGCCGACGGCACCTTCCTCGGCAAGTACCGCAAGCATCACATCCCGCAGGTCAAGGGCTTCTGGGAGAAGTACTACTTCAAGCCCGGCAACGTCGGCTGGCCCGTCTTCGACACCGCCGTAGGGAAGGTGGGCGTCTATATCTGCTACGACCGCCACTTCCCGGAGGGCTGGCGGCAACTCGGCCTGAACGGGGCCCAGTTGGTGTACAACCCCTCGGCCACCTCGCGCGGTCTGTCCGCCCACCTGTGGCAGCTGGAGCAGCCCGCTGCCGCCGTCGCCAACGAGTACTTCGTCGCCGCGATCAACCGGGTCGGGCAGGAGGAGTACGGCGACAACGACTTCTACGGGACGTCGTACTTCGTCGACCCGCGCGGGCAGTTCGTGGGGGAGACCGCGAGCGACAAGGGCGAGGAACTCGTCGTCCGCGACCTCGACTTCGACCTCATCGAAGAGGTACGGCAGCAGTGGGCCTTCTACCGCGACCGACGGCCCGACGCCTACGAGGGGCTGGTGCAGCCGTGA
- a CDS encoding helix-turn-helix domain-containing protein, translating into MVRTPLTPQERERGERLGRLLREARGGRSMADVAASAGISAETLRKIETGRAPTPAFFTVAALAGALGLSMDELAGGCVLAAAA; encoded by the coding sequence ATGGTACGCACCCCACTGACTCCACAAGAGCGTGAACGCGGCGAGCGGCTCGGCCGGCTGCTGCGTGAGGCGCGCGGCGGCCGCAGCATGGCCGACGTCGCGGCGAGCGCCGGGATCTCCGCCGAGACGCTGCGCAAGATCGAGACCGGACGGGCCCCGACGCCGGCCTTCTTCACCGTGGCGGCGCTGGCCGGGGCGCTCGGTCTGTCGATGGACGAGCTGGCGGGGGGTTGCGTACTCGCGGCGGCGGCGTGA
- the map gene encoding type I methionyl aminopeptidase, producing MVELKTDTSIDAMYTAGQVVGQALTAVRKAADVGVSLLELDEVAREVLDGAGATSPFLGYRPSFAPVPFPAVICASVNDAIVHGIPTRYRLRDGDLVSIDCGAELDGWVGDSAISFIVGKPRPADLRLIETAERALAAGIEAAVVGNRIGDIAHAIGTICRAAGYGIPQGFGGHGIGRHMHEDPSIPNEGRPGRGLPLRHGMAIAIEPMLLAGGKDHYHAAPDGWTLKTNDGSRAAHAEHTVAITETGPRILTER from the coding sequence ATGGTGGAACTGAAGACGGACACTTCGATCGATGCGATGTACACGGCCGGCCAGGTCGTCGGCCAGGCCCTGACAGCCGTACGAAAAGCCGCTGACGTGGGTGTTTCCCTGCTGGAGCTGGACGAGGTGGCGCGTGAGGTGCTGGACGGCGCGGGCGCGACATCACCGTTCCTCGGCTATCGCCCCTCCTTCGCCCCCGTCCCCTTCCCCGCCGTCATCTGCGCCTCCGTCAACGACGCGATCGTGCACGGCATCCCGACCCGCTACCGGCTGCGCGACGGCGACCTCGTCTCCATCGACTGCGGCGCCGAACTCGACGGCTGGGTCGGCGACTCGGCGATCAGCTTCATCGTCGGCAAGCCACGCCCCGCCGACCTCCGCCTGATCGAGACCGCCGAGCGCGCCCTCGCCGCCGGCATCGAGGCAGCCGTGGTCGGCAACCGCATCGGCGACATCGCCCACGCCATCGGCACCATCTGCCGCGCCGCCGGCTACGGCATCCCCCAGGGCTTCGGCGGCCACGGCATCGGCCGCCACATGCACGAGGACCCCTCCATCCCGAACGAGGGCCGCCCCGGCCGCGGCCTCCCCCTCCGCCACGGCATGGCCATCGCCATCGAACCCATGCTCCTGGCCGGCGGCAAGGACCACTACCACGCAGCCCCAGACGGCTGGACCCTAAAAACAAACGACGGTTCAAGGGCAGCCCACGCAGAACACACGGTGGCAATCACGGAAACAGGCCCCCGCATCTTGACCGAACGGTAG